From Desulfonatronum thioautotrophicum:
CTAAATCTGAAAAAGGCGAACTCATTGTTATAATAACTGATAAAAATGAAGATAAAGCTATAGCAAAATATCTAAAAAGGTGGGAAATAGAAACTTTTTTTAAATGTTTAAAGTCAAGCGGCTTCAACATGGAAGACACCCACCTTCATGATACAAAGAAAATTTGTAAAATGTACGGATTATTGGCAATAGCTTTTTGCTGGGCGTACCTTTCAGGTGAATTGGAGTGCAGGCACAACCCAATTAGGATCAAAAAACATGGCAGAAAAGCTAAAAGCGTTTTTCGTGTTGGGTTGGATATAATCACCGACCGCATCAAGGACTCACTGGTAAAAGTGAAAGAATTTCTGGCAATTACAAAACTTTTGTCCTGTACTTAGGGTATCTCCCTCCAGGGTTCCAACGCATGTCCCGCCAACAGAGGCTGAGTAGCCCTCGTCGGGTGTCATTATAAATGTCAGAGTTTCACCATGGCTTATAGTCTGAATTGTTGAGGGACTCATGCCACCGTTGGCTCCTACTGAAGGAGTGACATTATAAATATTTCTGATGAAATCTACTTCAACAGAGCAGTCTGATGTTATAATATTTGTAGTGTACCTATTACCACTTAAGACACCACCGCAAGTTCCACCAACTGAGGCAGAATATCCTTCATCAGGTTTTACAGTGAAATTTAATATGGAATATTTTATCTCTTGAGGTGTAGATGGTTCTACAACTCCATTTTTTGTAAAAATCGGAGTAACAATAAATACATCTGGAACAAATTTTACTTCTATATTACAATTTTTTGTAATAGGAACAGAATTGAATCTATAAAAATTATTTGTCCTTGACAGAGAATAACCGCCACAATCTTGATTAATATCAACCCGATACCCAGAATCTGCTCTAAATATATATTCTACTGTTTCCCCATGAATCACAAATTGCTCATTATTAGGAGATATTGTTCCATTTCCTTCTACAATTGGTGTAACTGTATATGTTTGACAAAATGAATTGGTACTAAATAATATAATGAATAAAATAATTAAATAAAAAAAATAATATTTTACTTTCACAACAAAACTCCTATAAAATTTGGTTCGTATAAAAATAATTTTGCCAATGTAATTATAATATAAAAAATTTAATATTATATATTATAAAACAGGGGTATCCGTATGACTCAACCACCACCTTCGAGCTGAGTTTGACCAATGTTTTGTAAGGCGCAGACGGAACCTGTGCCGCTTGCTGGATCAAATGGCATAATTAATTTTGTCTTGTAATGCATTTTATAACCGGTTTGACAAAAAAAAGTATACTCATACAGGAGTTTAGCAGATTGCATGCCGTTTTTCCACAAATCACAAGCAATTCAGGCATGTTAGTGCGGCAATTTCTGTAAGACCCCACTGTTCACTCCGTAGCCCATAGCCTTCATTATCTGGGCCTGGGCTTCGCTTGGTTCCTCAAGCTTGCGGATCGCCTTTCGCGCGACGACATTCCAGCAAAGACATGAATGGAGTGCGCGCATCTGCTGCATTGTCGTGGCCGCGGAGAGCTTCAGCCCGGCTTTGGCCAAGCGTAGTTCCAAGAGGCGCAGGTAGGAGAGGGCGACAATGCAGCACAGAATGTGGCAGCGGATCTTGCTGTCCGTCCAGTGTCGCATGGGTCTCATGTTGACCAAGTCACTGTCCTTGGTTTGGCGAAAGTTTTGCTCCACCATGTACCTGTCCAGGCTGGCCCTGACAATCTCATCAGTGCTCCAACCCATTCTGTCCGTGATCAGCACATTCTTTCCGAACCTGTCGATATGTCGCTCGATTCGATAATAGTTCTTCCGAAAGCTCATATCCAAGCCGCCACTTTTCAAGGCAAAATTCAGATCGTAAAGGTTGTCTGGAAGATACATATCCCGGCAAATGGTTTCGTAGCGCTCCCTGACCGTGTCTTCGTTGCGCCACTGGGCAGCCCTGGAACGAACCTTTGATCGGATTTCGTATAAAGCCGATTGGAGTGTTCGCATTTTCTTTTCGAATTTATACCGTTGCTTGGAGGCGGTCAGGGGGTTGTACGTTACGATCACCGTGCGCGTCCGCCCCCAATATTCCCCGGTACTTCGCCAAGCAGTCAATTGATCATCCTCTTTGCCGAGCTTGCGAAGTCGCCGATTTTTTTCGGTATCCACAACGACAAACTTATTTCTGTCGACATGGATAAGTTCCTCGGCAAAATACGTCGAATAGCTGGTCACGAAGTGCACGCCGTCCATGGCGTCAATGACGGCCATGCCGTCTTCGGAATTCATGCCCTTGTCCAAGACCACCGTCACGTCTTGTCGGCCAAATTTTCGCATGGCATCCAAAACGTCTTCCAGGACGCACTGGAACACCTTGGAATCATGGCAGTTGCCCTCGTATTCGTGATAGAAAAACGGCAGCCCGGTATCCCTGGCCACCAGCAAGGCAAGTCCGACTTGGCGAAGCCAGTAACGGCCCTCTTTGCTTTTACCCGTCTGAGCCAGGTCAGATTCGGTATCGGCGGCCAAGTACGTGTAGTAGTTGGTGGTGTCGAAAAGAAAGCAGTCGGACCGGGAAGTCTCCAGCTGTGCCAACTTTTCGAAAAATCTCTTTGCGATCGCCTCGATTTGCTTTTGACTTACCCGGTCCCATTTTTTCCAAAACTTCTCGGACGACAAGGCGTTCACGTCCACCGGCCTGACCTGTTGGACAGCGGTTTTAGCGTACCAATCCGTCAAAGCTCTCTTGGACTGAGCGTCAACCATCCTGTTGAAAACTGCATAGAGGAAGTATTCGCCGACAGATGGTCCAGCCTCGTTTTTTCCTTTGGGGACGACCTCGTCCACGATCTGAGCAATCCCAACATCATGATCAATCAAATTGGCCAGCCACAACGCGCCATATTCCTGAACCTGAATTTTCTCCAATGCAGATTCGGCCCCTGTTGCCAAAGACATGATCCTCTCCGGAGAACCAAGATAGACTTGGTTGGTAACCTTTGGCTTGCCGTCGATCCGCGCCATCTCCCGGACATAGTAGTAGGGCCTGCCCTTTTTTATCTTCTTGTGTAGGTGCGGCATGCGTAGGGCATATCAGTAGGGTCTAACAATGTCAAGATAAAAAATTACAAAAATATAAAATCAATAATTTTTTTCTATGGTTACAAAATTCAGTTGGATTGACTGCCTTGAGCCGTTTTCGTTTTGATGAACAACTCGAGGATCTGCTCCGGCAGCTTTTGCTTTTTGATGATCGCTCGTCCCCCAGGGAGTATCCGGTCAGAGTTTTCGTTTGAACGGTTTTCGTCCTTGGCGTCCTCGTAACTGATACTGGCAAAGAGTGCTTCCAGGCTGTCTTTTCCGTTGAGAAGAACTTCCATGCTGAAGTTTCACATTTTTCGCCCGAAGCTGCGTCGCGGCCCTACCACGTGTCGCCACATCTTTCGTCCATACGGTGTGGCCAATCTGAAAAGCTCAATAATTTCAAGAGACTATAAACGAAAACGGTTCTAGCTAACCATTTGATTTTATTGACTTTTTTTAAAAATTTCGGGGCTGACCGCACTTTTTATTGTATAATTTCAAATACTTATAATTTGACAACAATCCTCCCGTGAGCTATCTTCCTGACATTACAGCAATAATCCACAGGAGGCTCAGCATGTCCGATTTGAAGCAACTGTTCAACGACTACCAGAAGGACTTCGCACACTCCAGGAAAGGAAACGAGCGCGCCGAATGGTTCCTCTATACCCTGTTCGCTATCATCCTTCCCTGCGCTTCGGCCAAGACCTCGCTCGTGTTGCGAATCCTCAAATCGGCATTCGGCTTCATTGGAATGACCGTGAGAAGATTTTACACCTTCATGGGATCACCAAAGCTCCCTTGGGATCGGCTCTGGAAAACAACCAGAACTTCCATCCCAGATCACCTTACCGATGGTAAAGCACTCATCGCCATTGACGACAGCCTCAATCCCAAAACCGGAAAGAATATCTTCGCTTGTCACGATTTCTACGACCATGCTGCAAAAGAAAATCAAGCCAAGTACCCATGGTCCCAGAACATCGTCATGGCCGGGCTACTGACAAAAATCAAATATCGTTGGGCTTGCCTCCCCCTGGCCTGCCAATTCTATCAGCCCAAGAACAGTATCGAGAACAAGGACATTCGGGTCGGCAAAGATAAGGTCGTCTTCAAAACCAAACTCAAGCAAGCAACTGATATGGTTGTCGAAATATACAACGATATTAAGGTGCCCATTGTCGCCGTCACCGACTCCTGGTTTGGAAATGATGGCCTGTTCGGACCCACCAAAAAACAGTTGGGCGAGAACTTCAACCTCCTTGCCAGGCTGCGTTGCAACAATAACATCTACGACCTGCCGAAAACCTCTGCCACGAAAAAGCAGGGGCGACCCAGGAAGTATGGCAACCTGCTTGGAAATGTGTCGGACTTGGCTTCGCTATTTCGCGATCAAGCCAAGGCATACGTGGTTGATCTGTACGGGCAGTCCAGGGATGTCGTGGCCTACGACCAAGTCGTTATGCTCAAAAACCTGAAATACCCGGCGCGTGTGGTATGGGTCTATCGCAAAACCAAGTGGATTGCCCTGTTCTCCA
This genomic window contains:
- a CDS encoding InlB B-repeat-containing protein; translation: MKVKYYFFYLIILFIILFSTNSFCQTYTVTPIVEGNGTISPNNEQFVIHGETVEYIFRADSGYRVDINQDCGGYSLSRTNNFYRFNSVPITKNCNIEVKFVPDVFIVTPIFTKNGVVEPSTPQEIKYSILNFTVKPDEGYSASVGGTCGGVLSGNRYTTNIITSDCSVEVDFIRNIYNVTPSVGANGGMSPSTIQTISHGETLTFIMTPDEGYSASVGGTCVGTLEGDTLSTGQKFCNCQKFFHFYQ
- a CDS encoding IS1634 family transposase, whose translation is MPHLHKKIKKGRPYYYVREMARIDGKPKVTNQVYLGSPERIMSLATGAESALEKIQVQEYGALWLANLIDHDVGIAQIVDEVVPKGKNEAGPSVGEYFLYAVFNRMVDAQSKRALTDWYAKTAVQQVRPVDVNALSSEKFWKKWDRVSQKQIEAIAKRFFEKLAQLETSRSDCFLFDTTNYYTYLAADTESDLAQTGKSKEGRYWLRQVGLALLVARDTGLPFFYHEYEGNCHDSKVFQCVLEDVLDAMRKFGRQDVTVVLDKGMNSEDGMAVIDAMDGVHFVTSYSTYFAEELIHVDRNKFVVVDTEKNRRLRKLGKEDDQLTAWRSTGEYWGRTRTVIVTYNPLTASKQRYKFEKKMRTLQSALYEIRSKVRSRAAQWRNEDTVRERYETICRDMYLPDNLYDLNFALKSGGLDMSFRKNYYRIERHIDRFGKNVLITDRMGWSTDEIVRASLDRYMVEQNFRQTKDSDLVNMRPMRHWTDSKIRCHILCCIVALSYLRLLELRLAKAGLKLSAATTMQQMRALHSCLCWNVVARKAIRKLEEPSEAQAQIMKAMGYGVNSGVLQKLPH
- a CDS encoding IS701 family transposase, whose protein sequence is MSDLKQLFNDYQKDFAHSRKGNERAEWFLYTLFAIILPCASAKTSLVLRILKSAFGFIGMTVRRFYTFMGSPKLPWDRLWKTTRTSIPDHLTDGKALIAIDDSLNPKTGKNIFACHDFYDHAAKENQAKYPWSQNIVMAGLLTKIKYRWACLPLACQFYQPKNSIENKDIRVGKDKVVFKTKLKQATDMVVEIYNDIKVPIVAVTDSWFGNDGLFGPTKKQLGENFNLLARLRCNNNIYDLPKTSATKKQGRPRKYGNLLGNVSDLASLFRDQAKAYVVDLYGQSRDVVAYDQVVMLKNLKYPARVVWVYRKTKWIALFSTDLTLSVKQIIEYYGARWKIEAGFKELKQDIGSSQAQCRNPQAVINHLNFCVMAVTVTWIYAIQLKKAPSRRHAVKGRGHYAFSDVRREFAKDITSDSFRTFCPYERKSALKSIAPALLGLLGW